GCAAAAACTTATATACGGTGTGCCATATACTATTTTCGCAATATTATGATTTTATATATTATTATATTTATTAATATATATTTATTATTAATAAATATTAATATGGTTCGTTAGGGAGCTCCTTGCAGCCATAAAATTCATACGATATGATTTTAATATTATGGTTTAATACATAGATTTTATGGCTATTGAACATATTATAAATTATTTTGTTTTTTCAATGATTTTTATTAATAAATTTAAAAAAGGATATGAAAATATTATTTGAGGATATTATGATAAAATTTGGTGAGGCAATTCTTGGAACTGATTTAAAGGCTATTGTAAATGTAATAATAGGAAAAGGAACTGAAATAGATACAGCATTTACAAATGCCCTCACACGGAGACCTTCTCCAATATTTGCCAATTTAAGAGATAATTTAATAGTAAGACCACTAACAATAGTAGTCCCACAGAACGATATTAATTCAGAAATTCAGGTGGAGCTCCTCAATGGAGTAATACAATATGGAGTGGCTAAGGCAATAGCAGATATGGGCGAAAAAGAAGGAATTGACAATGATTTAAAAGCCGTAATTACTGTATCTGTTCCCGATGTTCCATTTACTACGATAAATAAAAGAAAATTATTTCAATATTATTATGGGGCCACAAAATTAGCAATAAATAGGGCATTATCAGAATATCCTTCGGCTGAAAAAATTAAAAAGGAAAAATACAGGGCATTGCACCCATTAGTTGGATTTAGAGATATAAAATTAGAACGACCCCCCTATTTACAGGTTGCCCTTGATGTGCCAACCATTGAAAGTATGGAAAATATCGTTGAGTCATTACCTCAAAGTGATAGAATAATAATAGAGGCAGGAACTCCATTGATTAAAAAATACGGAATTGAAGTAATAGAGCAAATTAGAGAAATATTTGATGGATTTATCGTAGCTGACTTAAAAACATTAGATACGGGTAGGATTGAGGTAAGAATGGCTTTTGAAGCTACTGCAAATGCTGTTGTTCTTAGCGGACTTGCACCAAAATCTACAATATTAAAAGGTATTCATGAATGTCAAAAGTGCGGTATAATGAGTTATCTTGACACCATAAACTTAAATAATCCAGTAGAATTATACAATAAATTAGAATTAAAGCCAGATGTATTAATGGTGCATAGGGGAATTGATGAAGAAATAAATAAAGATAATAATAAAAATAGGAGCTCCCTATCAAAAGAAGATTTTGATAACAATATAATTTTAGGAGTGGCTGGCGGAGTTTCTGCGGAAACCGTTGAGGATTTAAAAAATAAATACGATATATTGGTTGTTGGAAGAGGAATTACAAAATCAAGAGAACCTGCACGAGTTGCAAGGTCAATAGTCAATAAATTGGGGGACGATATTGAACAATATAGGCTTTACCTTGATGAAGACGAAGATATTGCATATTAAAGATAGTAATACAATAAAATAATGTTATATTGTGTGAGATATTAATAGATAATAAAATATTATATTGTGTGATATGATGCCCATAATATCTATAAATGATACCGTTGGATTTTTGGATAAAATAAAGGATAATATAAATAATAATAAAAAAATCCAATTTTCCTGTGTGCTTTCCTCCATAGAAACTACAAAATATGTTCCAATATCTGGAGTTCATAAAGATGTCATAGAATACACACCCGCAGCGGATATGGAGCTTGTAATGATGGGCAAAAGTTTATCGATGCCTAACCCTCCAATTGATGCCACAGGTTGCCCAACTCCTGCAACTATTACTCGGGCAAATGTGGTATTAAATAACATTCCAGTTTTAACCATTGATGCAGGTAGTGCCATAAAACCAAAAATACCCCATATGTCAGTTGATAGCACTCCCACAGGCGATATTTATAAAGGTAAAGCCATGCCTAATTCAAAAGAATTATTTAAAATCGGGGAGCTCCTTGGTAAAAACATAATATCCGATACATTAATTATTGGAGAATGTGTTCCAGGAGGAACCACAACGGCATTGGGCGTATTAATGGGATTAGGATATGATGCAAAAAACAAAATATCCTCGGGCTCTGTGGATAATCCCATTGGTTTAAAATTAAAAGTCGTAGAAACAGGATTAAAAAAGGCAAAATCAAATAATGTATTTGAAGTATTAAATGCCGTCGGGGATAAAATGATGCCAGTAGTGGCTGGAATGGTATTTTCCTCAATTAATCAAAATAAGCCAGTAATTTTAGCAGGAGGGACACAGATGGCTTCTGTACTCTCAGTAATTCAAAAAATTGATGAAAAATATAAAAAAGAGAATATTTTAAATTCCGGACTTGTAGCACTGGGAACTACGGAATTTGTTTTAAATGATAAAAATGCCGATTTAAAAAGCCTCGTAGAACAGATAAATCAAAATGTTCCATTATTTGCTTCAAAATTCAATTACGAAAACTCAAAACTTGATGGTTTAAAATCATATTGTTCTGGCTCTGTAAAGGAAGGAGTTGGAGCTGGGGGCATATCTTTATACAGTTATGTTTCTGGTTTAACTCCTGAGGATATTAAATTATATGTGGAGGAACATTATTCTAATTGGTTTAATAATATTTAAAAATTTTCTGAAAGAAAATCTTTATAATCTTAAACTTGTTTTGCAGGTTAGATATAAAGATAGAGCAATAGTTTAGGTGGTATGACATGACGACTAAAAATAATAAAAACACAATGAAAACAAAAGTTTTAGTATTGGCAGATGATGCTCAAACATCCCCCTCGAAATTATTTAGATTTATAAACTCATTAGATTATGATATAAAAGTAAAAGAAACCTGTTTTGGAGGATATATTGAAGGTGAATGGGGCGTAGTTGAAGAAGTTGCCGAAAAAGTCAGAAATTTAGAAAAAAATAAAATATTTTGTAGGGACAGAGGATTTCCAATATGGGATAAAAGAAGATGTAGGGCATATAGGGGAGGTGGAGCTAGGGAAGGTTTTCACCAGTTAGAGGCAGAACAGAAAAATTTAACGATAATTTCAAAGGCATTGGATGAATTGGAAAAAGAAGAAAATAAAAAATTAGATGCAGAAGAAATAAACAGAGAATATGATAATATTATTAAACGAGATAAAAAAATTAAAGTAGACTTATTTAAAGAAATAGTTGAGGAAGAATTATCTTCAAAGTAATATAATATTATTATTTTTACTATTTTTATATAATTTTTAATGTTGGTGAGTTTGAATTGAAAAGACAATTATATATAAAAGGCTCAAATTTTGAAAGAGAGCTCAAAAAATTATTTGAAAATAAAGGTTTTGCCGTAATTAGAAGTGCGGGAAGTCATGGTGTGGACATAGTGGCTGGAAAAAAAGGAAAAATATATGCTTTTGAATGTAAGGCCACATCAAATGAAAAATTTTATATTTCAAATAATGATGTCGATAAATTAATAAATTTCTCGGAGCTCTTTGGAGCTATACCTTATATAGCTCTAAAAGTAAAATTACCAGGGGAGCTCCAACGGAAATCGGATAAAAAGATATTATTTATAAATCCATATCTTTTAGTTAGTTCGGGAAAAAATTATTCATTGGATTATCATAAAATATACCCAATATCGGAAAAAATTGAAGATTTATTATAGTCCTTCGGAAAGCATGTTTATCGGAGCTCCAATATTATAATTTAAAATTTACTCAATCTTTTAAGCATCATTCCCTCAACTTTAATGGGATATGTTCTTCTTGCAAAATTAACGGCTGCATCTAATCGCTCCTCTGAACTTGAATATATGGTATATAATATATCCTCTTTATTTACCTTATTTCCTGTTTTTACCCCTAAAAAAATTCCTGCTTTTTTATCCTTTGGGCATCCTGCCTCTTTTGCCAATTTTGTTATTAATTTATTCGATATTCCCGTAACATATCCATCTTTTGGTGAGCGAATATCCATTGTATATTCTCCCAATTCAATTTCCTCCGGCTTTGTTATTGTTCCCCCCTGTTCAACCACTATTTCATTGAATTTTTCAAGTGCTTTTCCAGATTCCAATATTTCCCACGCCACTTTTTGACCTTGCCCAATTTGTGCTCTACCCCCGAGCTCCAATAATACTCCTGCAAGAGATACTGATTTTTCAATTAAACTATTTGGTGCTGATTTTGGGTCGTGCAATGCCATTAGAGCCTCTTTTATTTCAAGAGCTGGACCTATTGCCCTACCTATTGGCTGACCACCATAGGTTAAAACACATTCAACACGAATACCGAGGAGCTCCCCCAACTCTATAAATTTTCTTGCCAACTGGTTTCCTTCCTTTTCATTTTTTATTTTAACTCCATATCCAACAGGTATATCTATTACCGTATAATCAATTCCAGTTGCTATCTTTTTAGCCATTACACTTGCCAATAATTGAGGTTGTGGGTCTATTGATAAGGGCCTTTCCACATTTATAATAATATCGTCAGCAGGTGCTAAATTTACAGCTCCGCCCCATGCCAAACATCCTCCTGTTGTTTTTGCCACTCTTTGTATTTCCTCACAGCTTAAATTTACATTTGTTATTACTTCTAAAACATCAGCTGTTCCAGCTGCGGAGGTAATTGCTCGAGAAGAGGTTTTTGGAATAGTCATTCCGGCCGCTGCCACTATGGGAATAGTTAAAAGAGCATATTTGTTACCTGGAACGCCCCCAATACTATGGACATCTACAACGGGTCTTTTTTCCCATTGTATTGTGTCCCCTGTCTCCGCCATTCTTTTTGTCATCGCTACTATTTCCTCCGTATTCATTCCTCTTATGTATGTGGATACTAAAAATGCAGAAAGTTCGACATTGGTTAATTTTTTTGAAACTATTTCATCAATAATGGTATGAATTTCATCAGCAGTTAAGGTTTGACCATTCATTTTTTTTCGTATATATGAGACAGACTGTGGTTTTTGAGCATGTCTTACTCGAACCTCTTCACCTTCATTTAATTTTACATCTTTAATATATTTGCTAACTCCTACTTCGCCCGGTTTAATCATTGTTTTTGTTGATTGAAGTGTCCCGATAAAAGAACATGTTTTGGATTCTATTAATACTCTGTCTTGTGAATAATATGCTGTGCCTTTTATATCCTCCTCATTTATAATCACGGCATTAGCCTCTAAATCCAAGTCTAAAAATTTAACTTCTAAAAATAGCATAATATCCCTCCAATAATTATATATTATAATTTGTATTGGACAGTATATAAAAATATGTGTAAAAATAGAGATAAAATTTAAAAAAAATAAAAAAATAAAATAAAATAAAAGGAACTCCTTGGAATTTCAAACTTGCTTCGCAAGTTTTATGACTTTAAAATTTTCCAAGAAAAAATTTTAAAGCCCCCATAAAATATTAACAAATTGTGCTTCCTACTGGAAGGTCTTTTTCAGGCGATAATAAAGCCACTTCCTCATCACCAGCAGCCAATACCATTCCTTGGGATTCAACGCCACATAATTTAGCAGGTTTTAAATTACATACTAATACAATTTTTTTACCAATTAATTCTTCTGGCGTGTAATGTCCTTTAATTCCAGCTACAACCTGCCTTTTTTCGTCTCCAATATCTACAATTAATTTTAAAAGTTTTTTGGACTTAGGAACTTCCTCAGCTTCCAATATTTGAGCAACTTTTAATTCAATTTTAGCAAAATCATCAATACCAATTAATTCCATTTTTTCACCGTTTTTATTTTTCTTTGTATTTTTCTTTTTATTCTTTGTATTTTTACTATTTTCTGATTTTAATAGTTTTTCCTTTACCATTTTAATTGTATCATTTTCAATTTTTGAAAATACAACGATTGGCTTTTTTAATTCATTTCCTCTTATTTCTAAATCCATCTCTTCATTCATTAAATCCAATAATTCATTTGTTTTATTTGGCATAAATGGATACAATAAATAAGCAATATGCTTTGTAATTACTCCGCAAACAAACATTATTTGTTTTAATCTATTTTCATCATCAACTGTCCAAGGCTCCATTTTTTGGAAGTAGTTATTTCCTTCTTTTGCTAAATGTATTATATCAACCAGTGCATCTTTTAAATTACAATCCATCATATTTTTATTATATTTTTCAATGGTTTCCGAGCATTTATCAAGTAAAGCCAAATCTTCTTTATTCAATTCCTCTTCTGGTTTATCTATAACAGGTAAGGCTCCAAATTTTCTATGGGAGAATACTAAAGCCCTATGTGTGAAGTTTGCAATGATTGCAATGAGCTCCGTATTTATCCTTTTTTGGAATTCATCAAATGAAAAATCACAATCTCTATTTAATGGAGCATTTGCCATTAAAAAGTATCTCAAATAATCGGAATCAAAGTATTTAATAAAATCATCGACCCAAACAACCCACTTTTTACTGGTGCTCATCTTTTTTCCTTCAAGAGTTAAATAGCCACCGCTAAATATTGAATTTGGTAGGTTGTATTCACCATGCCCAAGCAACATCCCTGGCCAAAATACGGCATGATGCACAGTAATATCCTTACCTATGAAGTGCCATATTTTTGTGTTCTGGTTTTCTGTGTTATTATCATTATTTTTTAACCAGTATTCTTTCCAAATATCGCCCATCATCTTTGTAAATGAGATATATCCAATAGGAGCTTCCAACCAAACATACATAACTTGGTTTTCGTCATCTGGAATTGGCACTCCCCATTTTATACCTCGGGATATATCCCAATCATGGAGCTCCCTAATCCAACTGTATGCCATATTTTTTATATGGTCGGGCATATTTGAATTTTTTACATAATTGTCCAAATTATCAGATAAAGCACTTAATTTAAAGAAATAGTGGGTGGTTTTTTTAAGCTGGGGAGTAGCATTACAAATTACACAGTAAGGATTTACCAACTCGGTAGGTTCAAGATGCCTTCCGCAAACTTCACAGTGGTCTCCTCTTGCCTCACCCTCGCAAAATGGGCAACTTCCTTCAACATACCTATCTGCTAAAAATTTATCGCAATCAGGACAGTAAAATTGTTCTATTTCTTTTTCATAAATATATCCATTTTCTTTAAGTTTTTTGTAAAATTCCTGAGCATTTTGTATATGGGTATCGCTGTGGGTTTTTCCATAGCTATCAAACTCTACGCTTAAATTGTCCAAATCTCTTTTTATTTCATTATGATATTTATTTACAATATCCTCGGGTTTTACTCCTTCCTTTTCCGCTGTAAGTGTGATGGGAACACCATGATTATCTGTTCCCCCAACATGAATTACATCATTGCCCTTTAATTTCAAATATCTTTTTATTATGTCCGCAGGTATGTATGTGCTTCTAGCATGTCCCAAATGAAGTGGTCCATTTGTATATGCCAATGCCGTAGTTAAAAGGTATTTATTATTCATTTTTTACCTCTGTTATTTATTATCATTATTATATTGCATGATATTATAAAATATTGAATTATAAAAGATTGTAAAAATGTAAAAATTATAAGCATCTTAATATAACTAATATAATTAAAATAAGAAATATATAATATTTGTTATAGGTTGTCCCTGTTTAATAAATGTCCTATTGATAAATTTTACATATAATAGGATTATTTAATATAGATAATACATCATTTAAATCCTTATTTTCACATATGCAAAACACAGTATTGCCCAGCATAGCCTGAGAAGCCCCCACTGTAAAATTTAAATCATTGCAAATATTTATTATTTTATCCGTTGCTAATCCCGTATTTTTTGCAAAATAATAGGATAAATCCATAAAATTATGAAGTGTTGGATTTTTTAATAATTTTAATAATAATTCATCGCCTATTTTATTTATTTTCTCTATCCATTGGGGATTATTTATAATTTGACTGGTCTCCTTTTTCCCAAGTATTTCAACAACAACATTATAATTATCTATATTTTTTATAGATATTTTTTGAACTTTTTGAGTTTTAAAATTTGGAACTCCAGGGAGTTCCCTCACAACAAAACCTTTTGTCCGTTGTGCTATTACATCACCAAGCCCAGTTCCGCATTTGACTTCTGATATGTGTGCCATTTCTAATGAATTATTATTTTTATTATTATCTTTATTTAATAAATTAGCAACTCCCAAGGCACAGGCACCAGAGACGCCCAGCCCACTGCTTAATGGAAAATCTGATTTATGGGATATTTTATAATTATCAATATTACATTGATTAATTACTTCTATTGTTGGACGCAAATTGATTTTTTTGTTGTTAAAGTATATTTCATTGTCTCCTTTTGTTATGGTGGTATCTACGCCCTTATTTAATGTTATTCCTGCACCAATTGAGCCTATTTGTAGTATATTTTTATTACTGTCCTTATATATTTTAAAAAATCCAGTTATATGGGATGGCACAAACATATTTTTATCACTATTTCTTGTATTATATTATTTATTCTTCTATAATTTATTATATCCTAATATCTATCAAATACATATCTATAATAAATAGGGAGCTCCCATGAAATAATTATAATTCACCAACAACCTTACTTTTAAGAGTTTCAATGTCATCAGCACATTTTCCCTGTGCCATTTTGTCTTTCCCTCCCCCTTTTGCTATTTTTCTTAACAATTCTCCCATTTTTATTTCTACTTTTTCGCCACATTTGCATAAAATATATCCACTATTGTTCAATAATATAACAATAGAATTATCCTTTTCATTTACTAAATTATCGGCAATAGACATTAACTCCTTAGGAGCTCCCTCAACTTTTTCAACCAATAAATCATATTTTCCAACTTTTTCAAATTTATCATTGAGATTTCCTTTTTCCAATTCTCCAATTTTTTTATGGAGCTCCTCAATTATTTTCTTTTGTTCCTTCCATTCTTCGAAAAATCTATTTACGGTTTTTGGCAAATTTTCACATGGAACTCCCACAATGGAAGAGGCATTTAATAAAATATCCTCCATCAGACTTACCTCATTTACGGAATTTATACCGCTGGTATATTCCAATCTTTCTACTCCATCTTGAATTCGTTCTGTTTTAAGTATTTTTATATATCCTACTTCGGAAGTGTTTTGGCAATGCGTTCCACCACATGCTTCAACATCTACGCCCTCAATATCCAATATTCTCAATATATTTCCTGGAACTACTCCTCCCTGATATATTTTAAATCCATATTTCTGCTCTGCTTCATTTCTGCCCATAACCGTAGATTTGACTGGTATGGCATCCAATACTATTTGATTTGCTATTTTTTCTATTTCCTTTATTTCTTCCCTGGTTATTCTTTTGTAGTGTGTTATGTCCAACCTTGCTTTATTTGATTCAACATTTGAACCAGTTTGCCAAATATGTTTTCCAAGCACTTTTGAAGCTGCGGCATTTATTATGTGGGTTGCCGTGTGGTTTCTCATTAAATTTAATCTATTTTCCCAATTTAATTTTGCTATTATTGTGTCCTCTTCATTTAATCCATCAGTATTTTCCACAGTATGGCACACTATACCGTTATTATTTTTTTGAACGCTTATTATTTTTTTATTTCCTATTAATCCAATATCGTATTTTTGTCCCCCTCCTTCTGGATAAAATACTGTTTTATCAAGTATTACGACATTTCCGATTATTTTTAAAATTTTTGCTTCAACTTCTTTTTGATATGGGTTGCTGTAAAATAATAATTCTGTTTCTGGTATATCATCTAAATTTATAGATATTGTGGATTTTTCTGCTGTATTTTCTCCTTTTTCTGATTTGCTGTCTTCTTTCTTTTCCTCGTGTCTTTCTGCCACAATGGTATAGAAATTATCTGGAACAGTTATTTTTATTGTTTTATTGCCTTTATTATTTTTACTTCCTTTTTTATTAATCTCTTCTACAATGTCCCTTACAACCTCTGGCGGTAATCCCTTACTATCATATAATTCAATTAAATCGTCAAGGGTTATTTCATCTTTGGATTTGGCAATTCTTTCCACAGCTCCCTTTCCTTTGGTAATTGTTTGAATATATTTATTTTCCTCCTCTTCAAGCACATCCATAATATATTCTTTCATATCCATTAATTCGGGATATATTTCCTTTAAATTTTCAAGTTGCATGGCTACAATGTCCTTTAATGATAAAGACAATCCAACATTTTTAATATATCTAAGTGTTTTTCTAACTAATAACCTTGCTAAATAGCCATCTTTTACATTTGATGGAACAATACCATCTCCAAGCATAAAGGCAAGACATCTGGTATGGTCTGCAATGGCATAAATATTTTCAATAGGGGATAATATACTATCAAGCTCATTTACATCTAAATTTAATTTTTCAGCAACTTTTTGCCTCAATATTCGTAAATCCCCTACATTTTCTATATCCATTAATCCAGCAAGAGTTGCACTTTCTGCAAGGATTTTTGGGCCTATGTCATTCATGTTTATATTTGCATCATCCATTAATTTACCAATAATATCTCCAAATACTGCTTCATATACAGTAGGTGTTCCTTTTGAAGCCCATACAAATCTTTCAAGACCATATCCAGTATCAACTATTTTTAAAGGCATTTCTATATAGTCTCCTTGTTCTGTTTTTTCATACTGCATAAATACAAGGGTTGCCAACTCTACACCGTGGGTAATTACTTCATAACATGGTCCAGCATTTCCTCCGCCTTCCCACCAGCTTTCTATAAATGTTATGGAGCTCCCATCTATTCCTAAATTTGTAAAGAAATTATAGCATAATTCCACAGTTCTATCTGTCCAATATTTGAAATCTTCGTCTGTGTTAAAGGCATGATGTCCCCCCATTGTAAAACAGGTCATATGTCGCCCTGTTCTTCCAACATTGTCTATATCATTTAACCTTATACATGGTTGGGCTATCACAAGGGGGTTAGCTACTGGTTTTACTATTCCTTTTGTTACCCAAGGCTGAAATACTGCAATAGATGCTATTGTTAATAATATATCATCTCTCCACCTTCTCGCACTAACGGGGTATCTTTTTATTGGAGTATGTCCGTTTTTATCAAAGAAATTTAAAAATTCTTTTACCATCTCATTGTAAGTATATTCTTTATTTGTGATGGAGCTCCCTATAAATGAATATTCATCGCAAGGGCTATCTCCACAAGTCTCTCTTTTAGGGTCCAAAGTCCAAAAATATTGATTGCATTCTTTGCATTGTTTTCTGATAAATCCTTTTTCTTTAAATAATTGCACATTATAATCATGTTTAATTTCCATTATATCTCCTTTTCCGTTTATTATTTGATTAATTATGTTTATTTTATTATAGTTACTATTCTTTAATTTTATAAAAATATTGTCCTTATCGTATGAACTTATTTTTATAATTTTATAATATAATAGTAATTGAATAACTTGAAAAAAAGACAGGATTTTAAATTTAAAAAAGTTAAAAAATAGTATGTTAAAATGTATATTTTTATTTATTTTTATTTTTCACAGATTCATATATTGAAGCTTGTAATCCATGGAATTTAACAGCCCCTATTGTTTCTCTTTGGTCTATTTCTTTATCCTCAAATGAAACTAATTCTTGGCTAAATAGTGCATAATTGCTTTCTTTTCCTACAACTCTGATTGAACCAGCATATAATTTTACAACCACTTTTCCACTTACTCTTTCCTGTGTTTTATCAATGAAAGCATCTAAATCCAACCTAAGTGGTTCATGCCATAATCCTTTATATATTAAATCTGCATAAGTGGAATCTACTATTTCTTTAAATTTAATCTCTTCTCTGGTTAGTGTTAATTGTTCAAGTGCCTTATGTGCCGTAATAAGCATTATAGCCCCCGGACATTCGTAGTTTTCTCTTGATTTTAATCCTAAAATCCTATCCTCAATTATATCTACTCTACCTACCCCATTTCTTCCAGCAATTTTATTAGCTTCCCTTATTAATTCCACTGCATCATATTCTTTATTATTTATTTTTACCGGAATACCATTTTCAAATTCTATCTCAACATATTCTGGCCCTGTGCATTCCATTGGATTTTTAGTCCAACCATAAGCTTCCTCTGGTGTTTCAAACATTGGGTCTTCTAATTCTCCCCCCTCCACACTTCTTCCCCAAAGGTTTTCGTCAATACTATATTTTTTGCTTTCTGTTGGGATTGGTATTCCGTGTTTTTTAGCATATTCTATTTCTTCACTTCTTGTAAGGTTTAAATCCCTAATTGGAGCAATTATTTTAACTTCTGGTGCTTTTGCCCTCATAATTGATTCAAATCTAAATTGGTCATTTCCTTTTCCGGTGCAACCATGAGATATTGCCTCTGCATTTAATTCTTTTGCCAATTCTACTAATTTTAAACCTATAAGGGGTCTTGCAAGTGCTGTTGATAGTGGGTATCCTTCATATATTGCATTTGCTTTAATTGCTCTGAATATATATTCTTTTGCAAATTCCTCCTTAGCATCTATGGTATAATGGGCAAATACTCCGTATTCTTTTGCTTTTTCCACTGGTTTTGTTATTTCCTCCTCTGGTTGTCCCACATCTACACAGGCAGTTACTACCTTATAATTATAATTTTCTTCCAATAGTTTTAAACAACAACTTGTGTCTAATCCACCAGAATATGCCAAAACTGCTATTTTTTCTTTGTTTTCGTTTGTCATTATCTCACCATTTCTTTTTTTGGTTTAGTAAATCGACCGATAGGTCAAGCAATGAAATCCGCAGGATTTCATCTAATCTTTGATTTACTTCACCTTTTTTATTATGCTTTAT
The window above is part of the Methanococcus aeolicus Nankai-3 genome. Proteins encoded here:
- a CDS encoding bifunctional 5,6,7,8-tetrahydromethanopterin hydro-lyase/3-hexulose-6-phosphate synthase, yielding MIKFGEAILGTDLKAIVNVIIGKGTEIDTAFTNALTRRPSPIFANLRDNLIVRPLTIVVPQNDINSEIQVELLNGVIQYGVAKAIADMGEKEGIDNDLKAVITVSVPDVPFTTINKRKLFQYYYGATKLAINRALSEYPSAEKIKKEKYRALHPLVGFRDIKLERPPYLQVALDVPTIESMENIVESLPQSDRIIIEAGTPLIKKYGIEVIEQIREIFDGFIVADLKTLDTGRIEVRMAFEATANAVVLSGLAPKSTILKGIHECQKCGIMSYLDTINLNNPVELYNKLELKPDVLMVHRGIDEEINKDNNKNRSSLSKEDFDNNIILGVAGGVSAETVEDLKNKYDILVVGRGITKSREPARVARSIVNKLGDDIEQYRLYLDEDEDIAY
- the cobT gene encoding nicotinate mononucleotide-dependent phosphoribosyltransferase CobT, with the protein product MPIISINDTVGFLDKIKDNINNNKKIQFSCVLSSIETTKYVPISGVHKDVIEYTPAADMELVMMGKSLSMPNPPIDATGCPTPATITRANVVLNNIPVLTIDAGSAIKPKIPHMSVDSTPTGDIYKGKAMPNSKELFKIGELLGKNIISDTLIIGECVPGGTTTALGVLMGLGYDAKNKISSGSVDNPIGLKLKVVETGLKKAKSNNVFEVLNAVGDKMMPVVAGMVFSSINQNKPVILAGGTQMASVLSVIQKIDEKYKKENILNSGLVALGTTEFVLNDKNADLKSLVEQINQNVPLFASKFNYENSKLDGLKSYCSGSVKEGVGAGGISLYSYVSGLTPEDIKLYVEEHYSNWFNNI
- a CDS encoding methanogenesis marker 6 protein, with product MKTKVLVLADDAQTSPSKLFRFINSLDYDIKVKETCFGGYIEGEWGVVEEVAEKVRNLEKNKIFCRDRGFPIWDKRRCRAYRGGGAREGFHQLEAEQKNLTIISKALDELEKEENKKLDAEEINREYDNIIKRDKKIKVDLFKEIVEEELSSK
- the hjc gene encoding Holliday junction resolvase Hjc, with translation MKRQLYIKGSNFERELKKLFENKGFAVIRSAGSHGVDIVAGKKGKIYAFECKATSNEKFYISNNDVDKLINFSELFGAIPYIALKVKLPGELQRKSDKKILFINPYLLVSSGKNYSLDYHKIYPISEKIEDLL
- a CDS encoding AMP phosphorylase, producing the protein MLFLEVKFLDLDLEANAVIINEEDIKGTAYYSQDRVLIESKTCSFIGTLQSTKTMIKPGEVGVSKYIKDVKLNEGEEVRVRHAQKPQSVSYIRKKMNGQTLTADEIHTIIDEIVSKKLTNVELSAFLVSTYIRGMNTEEIVAMTKRMAETGDTIQWEKRPVVDVHSIGGVPGNKYALLTIPIVAAAGMTIPKTSSRAITSAAGTADVLEVITNVNLSCEEIQRVAKTTGGCLAWGGAVNLAPADDIIINVERPLSIDPQPQLLASVMAKKIATGIDYTVIDIPVGYGVKIKNEKEGNQLARKFIELGELLGIRVECVLTYGGQPIGRAIGPALEIKEALMALHDPKSAPNSLIEKSVSLAGVLLELGGRAQIGQGQKVAWEILESGKALEKFNEIVVEQGGTITKPEEIELGEYTMDIRSPKDGYVTGISNKLITKLAKEAGCPKDKKAGIFLGVKTGNKVNKEDILYTIYSSSEERLDAAVNFARRTYPIKVEGMMLKRLSKF
- the metG gene encoding methionine--tRNA ligase; this encodes MNNKYLLTTALAYTNGPLHLGHARSTYIPADIIKRYLKLKGNDVIHVGGTDNHGVPITLTAEKEGVKPEDIVNKYHNEIKRDLDNLSVEFDSYGKTHSDTHIQNAQEFYKKLKENGYIYEKEIEQFYCPDCDKFLADRYVEGSCPFCEGEARGDHCEVCGRHLEPTELVNPYCVICNATPQLKKTTHYFFKLSALSDNLDNYVKNSNMPDHIKNMAYSWIRELHDWDISRGIKWGVPIPDDENQVMYVWLEAPIGYISFTKMMGDIWKEYWLKNNDNNTENQNTKIWHFIGKDITVHHAVFWPGMLLGHGEYNLPNSIFSGGYLTLEGKKMSTSKKWVVWVDDFIKYFDSDYLRYFLMANAPLNRDCDFSFDEFQKRINTELIAIIANFTHRALVFSHRKFGALPVIDKPEEELNKEDLALLDKCSETIEKYNKNMMDCNLKDALVDIIHLAKEGNNYFQKMEPWTVDDENRLKQIMFVCGVITKHIAYLLYPFMPNKTNELLDLMNEEMDLEIRGNELKKPIVVFSKIENDTIKMVKEKLLKSENSKNTKNKKKNTKKNKNGEKMELIGIDDFAKIELKVAQILEAEEVPKSKKLLKLIVDIGDEKRQVVAGIKGHYTPEELIGKKIVLVCNLKPAKLCGVESQGMVLAAGDEEVALLSPEKDLPVGSTIC
- a CDS encoding pantoate kinase; the encoded protein is MFVPSHITGFFKIYKDSNKNILQIGSIGAGITLNKGVDTTITKGDNEIYFNNKKINLRPTIEVINQCNIDNYKISHKSDFPLSSGLGVSGACALGVANLLNKDNNKNNNSLEMAHISEVKCGTGLGDVIAQRTKGFVVRELPGVPNFKTQKVQKISIKNIDNYNVVVEILGKKETSQIINNPQWIEKINKIGDELLLKLLKNPTLHNFMDLSYYFAKNTGLATDKIINICNDLNFTVGASQAMLGNTVFCICENKDLNDVLSILNNPIICKIYQ